The bacterium genome contains the following window.
TCAGACCCGGCAGGGGATGACCCGAAAAGGTGTTTGCGGTCCCGACCCAATAAAGCAAATCAATGTCTGCGGCTTTGAGTACTGCCGGACAACCCCGTCGCAAGTGCCGTCGCCAAATGGCGAATAGCGACTCTTCGCTGTTCGTGATCCGGATCCCATGCACCAGGGCAAGAAAAGGTCGCATCGCTGCCTCAGATGATAGTGGAGTGACCCGGACGTCGGCGTGAGAGCCCTCTACAATGCCCGTATGGAACGCGAAGGGGAGCACGAACGATTATTGCCCTCCGTGGTGCCGGTGAGTCCGGCGGCGGGCCGACGACAAACACGTCCACCCACGCTGCTGGAACCCGCACGGGTCTTGTCGGTGGCGGATCTCACGACCCAGATTCGCCAGTTGCTGGAAGGCGCGCCACAGTTGCAGCAGGTGCGGGTGCAGGGCGAAGTCGCGGACTATCGCGGACCCGCCAGCTCCGGCCATCACTACTTCGCGCTGAAAGATGCCGACGCCCAAATCAGCTGCGTCATCTGGGCCGGCACCGCCCGTAATCTCCGCCTCGGGACCTTCAGCACGGGCGACCAGGTCATCCTCACCGGCGACCTGCGCCTCTATGCCCCGCGTGGGACCTACCAGCTCAGCGTGACGGACTTCGAGCGGGCGGGACAGGGCGCGGCCTGGATCCAGTTTCTGGAACTCAAAGCCCAACTGGAAGCCGAGGGACTCTTCGCTCCTGAGCGGAAGCTGTCCCTGCCGCTCTATCCCCGGTGCATTGGCATCGTCACCAGCACCGAAGCGGCAGCGTTGCGTGACATCCTGAAAATCCTGCGACGGCGTGCGCCGCATATTCCGGTCCGGATCGCCCCGGCCCTGGTGCAGGGCCCCCTCGCTGCCCCGGCCTTGCAGAAGGCACTCTACGCGCTGGCGCAGGAGCCCACGGTGGATGTCATCATCCTGGCCCGGGGCGGCGGCAGCTATGAAGACCTGGCCTGCTTCAACGATGAAGCCCTGGTCCGGGCCCTGGCACAGACGTCCACACCTGTGGTCACGGGTGTCGGACACGAAACCGATTTCACGCTGGTCGACTTCGTGTCGGACCTGCGAGCCCCAACGCCCACCGCTGCCGCTGCGCTGGTCTCGCCCGATGTCATGACACTGACGTCGGATCTGCACGAGCAGATGGCGTCCGCACGACAGACGCTGGAGCGTCGCCTGCGACAGGCCGGGCAGCATCTGTCCGCACTGATGGCGCGACCAGTGATGGCGCGTCCTGCCCGGGAGCTGGAAGACCGCCGCCAGCAGGTCGATGAGTTGCTGGAGCGCGCCGGACGTCAGCTGTCGCGGCGACTCGCCTGGCATCAGCAAGAGTTGGAACATCTCGGACGGCTCCGGGCGGTCCGTACACCAGCCAGGCGACTGGCCTACTTCCGACAACGACTCGATCAGACCGCGCTCACCCGACTGGCACATCTGCGGTCGCAATTCACCCGACGCCAGGAACGTCTGGAGGCCCTGGTCCGGCTTCTGGCAGAAACCCATCCTTCCCGTTTGCTGCAGCGGGGGTATGCCCTGGTGCGGAATGAGGCCGGGCAGATTGTTTCGCGCGTGCAACAGGTGCAGCCGGATCAGACCCTTATCATGCAACTCACGGATGGGTCCGTGCCGGTGCGAGTCGCCGGACCGCCTATCCCCACCCAGGAGCCAACTCAGCCATGAGCGACCCCACACCATTGCCGCCCGACATCGCAGCACTCTCGTTTGAGGACGCCTTTGAGCAGCTCCAGGAGCTCACCCAGGACCTGGAGTCAGACAGCCTCCCGCTCGAAGAGGCGCTGCAGGCGTTCGAGACCGCCAGCCTGTTGCATCGGCGCTGCCAGCATTTGCTCCAGGCAGCCGAAGAGCGAATCCAGGTGCTGCAGAACGGTGCCTGGGAGGCTTATGACGATCCGGCAGATTCCTGACGCCTCGCTGGTCAGGATGTGGTATCACTCTCTGAACTTCCACCTTCGCACTGAGGCGGCTGCCCCCATCGCATGATCGACGCGCTGCTCCAAAACACGGTCCTGATCGGCGGGCTGGTCTCGTGGTCCATCGCGATCCTGGCGAAGACGATGACACTGCTCTGGCGCAACAAGACTGTGGCGGTGGCCGACATTTTTGGGCCGGGCGGGATGCCCTCGACCCATACCTGTCCTGTCCTGACCGCGACAGTCCTCATCGGCTTCAAGGAAGGGTGGGAGACATCCCTGTTCGCCCTCGCCTGCGTGGTGTCGTCGGTGGTGATGTACGACGCCTCCGGCATTCGTCGGGCCGCCGGCCAGCATGCACAGGCGATCAATATGATTTTTCGGGGTCTCTTCGAGCAGGGGCATTTCCAGAACACCCAGCTCACGGCGCTGCGCGAGATCCTGGGGCATCAGCCCGCCGAGGTCATGGCCGGCGCGGCTCTCGGCATCATTGTCGCCGTGGCAGTGAATAATCTCACCCTCGTCGGATGACCCCCGCCATCACCAAAGTCCGGCTGGACCAGCTCCTCACCGATCGGGGACTGGCCCCTTCCCGTAGCCGGGCGCAGGCGCTCATCTTGGCAGGCCAGGTGATGGTCAATGGGCAACGGGTCGTGAAGGCCGGCACCCCCATTCCGGTCGATGCCGTGATTGACCTCATTACCCCTGACCATCCCTGGGTCTCCCGGGGCGGACTGAAACTCGATCACGGGCTCGCCCACTGGCCCATTGATGTGGCAGGCAAGCGCTGCCTCGATGTCGGGGCCTCCACCGGCGGCTTCACCGATGTCTTGCTGAGCCGGGGAGCCGCTGCGGTCGTGGCGGTCGATGCCGGGATCAATCAGCTCGCCTGGAAGCTCCGGTCGGATGCGCGGGTGACGGTTCTGGAGCAGACCAACGCCCGGACCCTGACGCTCGCTGACATCGGGGGGCCGGTGAATTGCATCGTCATGGATGTTTCGTTCATCAGTCAGAAGCTGATCCTGCCACAGTTCCCGGCACTCCTGACGCCGCCCGGTGATGTCATTGCCCTGATCAAGCCGCAGTTCGAAGTCGGGAGGGGGGAAGTCGGCTCCGGTGGTGTCGTACGGGAGCCTTCTCTTTGGGCACGGACAATCCGCGAAGTGACCGCAGCCTATGAGGCGCAGGGCTTTGCTCTGCGGGGGCTCCTCTGTAGCGAGCCTCCCGGTCCGGAGGGGAATCGCGAGTTTTTGTTGTGGGTGAGTCAGGCAGGCGACTCCGCCTCGCTGGAGCCATTGCTGGAGGCTGCACTGGAGCGCGCACAGCAGCTCTAGCAATGCACGACGATGGGTGTTACTGACGCTGGTCAGGTCGCGCTCGACACCTGGCGGTTCTCGCTATCATGCCTGTGTGCCCGCCCCGATTTCCCCGCCCGTAACCACGACCGCGCGGCCTAAATGGTTCTCGCTGCTCTGTGGGCTCATGGTGCTGGGATTGATGGGCTGGATCTTCACCGGACGCCTCCTCCCCGCCGGGCTGACGTTCCTGCTGGCACTGGCGAGTCTGGATCCTGGGCTCCGCATCGAAGCGCTGGGGCTTCCGAATGTCACGCTGCTACAGCGGGTGGGCTTTGGTACACGCCTGCTGGATCAGCTGGTCGTCGCACTCGGCATCGGTGGGGTGCTGGCGTTCCTGACAATTCCTCTGGGAAGTCAGTTGCGGATCGCACCAAAGGCGCTGCGTGCAGCGGTCCTCTTTCTCGCCTTCAGCGGACTCTTTGCCTCCGAACTGCTGTTGCTTCCTGTGATCAGCTGGGCGGGGGACCGGATGGCCCTGGCGCTGCCGGTCACGCAGTTCATGGGAAATGGTGCCGAATATGTGCGGTCCGGCGCGACTTTGGTCTATCTCGCATGGAAGGCGGTCGCGTGGCTCTGCGCCATCGCACTGATCTGGCCGTTCCGTGGTGAGCTCCGACTCCCTGCGGCAGCCCGCTGGCTGACTCTCGGTGGCTGGTGGGTCACCTGCTGGCAGACTGGGCAACTGATGCCCGCCTGGACTATGCAGGCACCCCCTTCGGAGCTGCGTCCCTGGGGCGTTGCGCATCTCGCGTCGGCATTGGCCGACTTTTCCCTGATGGGAACGATGGCACTCCTCACCGGACTCCTGACGCTTCCCGGCATCCTGCTGATCCTCCGCACTGGACAACCACTACTGACACGCCTTTGGTACCCGGAAGAACAACCCGCCGTGCCGCACCGCCCATTTTCCTGGGCAGGAGTCGCACTGCTGCTGGTCTGTGGGTGGATCCTGCTGGAGCCCTGGCTCTGGGTGATCCGGGCGGGACTGTCATCGGTGGCGTATCCCGACCTGGCGTACCTGCGCTACGCCCCGCAATACCTGAAATGGGGCAACTACGCTGCACTCTTCTCGACCTCCTGGCCCGACAGCGGACGCCTCCTGCCATTTCAGATGACCCTCGGACGCGCGCTCATTGAAGTCGCGCTGGCGTGGGGACTCGCCATCACCCTGGCGCGATGGCATGGACTTGCCCGTGGTGTCCCGGCCTTTTTGCTCCTCATCGCGATGTGTGTCGGCAGCATTGCGCCATCTGCGGGCCTCGCCTACGCTGCGACTCTGCAGCAATGGCCTGCCTGGCCCTGGCCTCCGGGGATGGGCGCGCTGCC
Protein-coding sequences here:
- the xseA gene encoding Exodeoxyribonuclease 7 large subunit, with the protein product MRALYNARMEREGEHERLLPSVVPVSPAAGRRQTRPPTLLEPARVLSVADLTTQIRQLLEGAPQLQQVRVQGEVADYRGPASSGHHYFALKDADAQISCVIWAGTARNLRLGTFSTGDQVILTGDLRLYAPRGTYQLSVTDFERAGQGAAWIQFLELKAQLEAEGLFAPERKLSLPLYPRCIGIVTSTEAAALRDILKILRRRAPHIPVRIAPALVQGPLAAPALQKALYALAQEPTVDVIILARGGGSYEDLACFNDEALVRALAQTSTPVVTGVGHETDFTLVDFVSDLRAPTPTAAAALVSPDVMTLTSDLHEQMASARQTLERRLRQAGQHLSALMARPVMARPARELEDRRQQVDELLERAGRQLSRRLAWHQQELEHLGRLRAVRTPARRLAYFRQRLDQTALTRLAHLRSQFTRRQERLEALVRLLAETHPSRLLQRGYALVRNEAGQIVSRVQQVQPDQTLIMQLTDGSVPVRVAGPPIPTQEPTQP
- the xseB gene encoding Exodeoxyribonuclease 7 small subunit, which produces MSDPTPLPPDIAALSFEDAFEQLQELTQDLESDSLPLEEALQAFETASLLHRRCQHLLQAAEERIQVLQNGAWEAYDDPADS
- the tlyA gene encoding 16S/23S rRNA (cytidine-2'-O)-methyltransferase TlyA, producing MTPAITKVRLDQLLTDRGLAPSRSRAQALILAGQVMVNGQRVVKAGTPIPVDAVIDLITPDHPWVSRGGLKLDHGLAHWPIDVAGKRCLDVGASTGGFTDVLLSRGAAAVVAVDAGINQLAWKLRSDARVTVLEQTNARTLTLADIGGPVNCIVMDVSFISQKLILPQFPALLTPPGDVIALIKPQFEVGRGEVGSGGVVREPSLWARTIREVTAAYEAQGFALRGLLCSEPPGPEGNREFLLWVSQAGDSASLEPLLEAALERAQQL